The following are encoded in a window of Methanococcus voltae genomic DNA:
- a CDS encoding geranylgeranyl reductase family protein, whose amino-acid sequence MRALINSYDVVVIGAGPAGSMASYNASKMGAKTLLLEKSQEIGEPVRCAEAVPKIDELYGIPADPSFVRTKLDGGYIVAPNGKVIAIKGGKTDGYVVERKIFDKHLAIRSANQGTKIAVKSRVTNIEKEGSGYIVTINHMGEEYKVRTKIVIAADGVESSMAEMVGLKSKKNVKEVCSCAEYEMTNGKCIDDKMLELYFGGVAPQGYAWIFPKGDTVNVGLGIIGGEKSALEYLDEFITNPVLEGRLENATPVEFKCGGAPVGGPIEKTYAEGFMVVGDAAGQISPLTGGGISLSMDCGLIAGEIAAKCVKQNDWSEEAIKEYETIWHEKYLHLLNNDLKYKNILQQLTDKELDAIGDSIDGDLEDVNVPKIALKAVKKSPSLLKYLKEIL is encoded by the coding sequence ATGAGGGCACTAATTAACAGTTACGACGTCGTAGTTATCGGCGCAGGACCTGCAGGGAGCATGGCTTCATATAATGCTTCAAAGATGGGAGCTAAAACACTATTACTAGAAAAATCACAGGAGATAGGCGAACCGGTACGTTGTGCGGAAGCAGTTCCTAAAATCGATGAATTATACGGAATACCTGCAGACCCAAGTTTTGTACGTACCAAATTAGATGGTGGTTACATAGTAGCACCAAACGGTAAAGTAATAGCTATTAAGGGCGGAAAAACTGACGGATACGTTGTTGAAAGAAAAATATTCGACAAACACCTTGCAATTAGAAGTGCAAACCAAGGCACTAAAATTGCCGTAAAAAGTAGAGTTACAAATATAGAAAAAGAAGGAAGTGGCTATATTGTAACTATCAATCATATGGGCGAAGAATACAAAGTAAGAACCAAAATAGTTATTGCTGCAGATGGTGTTGAAAGCTCCATGGCTGAAATGGTTGGTTTAAAATCCAAAAAGAATGTTAAAGAAGTATGCTCTTGCGCAGAATATGAAATGACAAACGGAAAATGTATTGACGATAAAATGCTCGAGCTATACTTTGGAGGTGTTGCACCACAAGGTTATGCTTGGATATTCCCAAAAGGAGATACTGTAAACGTAGGTTTGGGCATAATTGGGGGCGAAAAGAGTGCATTAGAATATTTGGATGAGTTCATAACTAACCCTGTACTTGAAGGGCGATTAGAAAATGCCACACCTGTTGAATTTAAATGTGGTGGTGCTCCTGTTGGAGGGCCTATTGAAAAAACATATGCTGAAGGTTTCATGGTTGTGGGCGATGCTGCAGGTCAGATTAGTCCATTAACCGGTGGTGGAATATCACTTTCCATGGATTGTGGTTTAATCGCGGGAGAAATAGCAGCAAAATGTGTTAAACAGAATGATTGGTCTGAAGAAGCTATTAAAGAATATGAAACAATTTGGCACGAAAAATATTTACATTTACTCAATAATGACTTAAAATATAAAAATATCCTTCAACAATTAACGGATAAAGAATTAGATGCAATAGGGGATTCTATTGATGGAGATTTAGAGGATGTAAATGTTCCAAAAATAGCATTAAAAGCAGTTAAAAAGTCACCATCATTATTAAAATATTTAAAAGAGATATTATAA
- a CDS encoding S26 family signal peptidase, translating into MDNKDDNHKKPNKNTEPNKKNKNLSRSILEFAIFVILFLLIWTHVNVVVSNSMYPIMERGDFVLVENAGFEFDLNNLKTGDVVIYDAHWVPELGNYPNQLVVYDNYKYGLYSDNGNIKPVIHRIIGNYTDKNGNLYYIIKGDNNQDRDPELVKPEQIKKRALSWNDNLFVIPKAGYLSIFVKENVLLVIFLIGLLFIYEYRKSIFKIFNK; encoded by the coding sequence TTGGATAATAAAGATGATAACCATAAGAAACCTAATAAAAATACTGAACCAAATAAAAAAAATAAAAACCTCAGTAGAAGTATTTTAGAATTTGCAATTTTCGTAATATTGTTCCTTTTAATTTGGACGCATGTCAATGTGGTCGTTTCTAACAGTATGTATCCAATAATGGAGCGGGGAGACTTTGTTTTAGTTGAAAACGCCGGTTTTGAATTTGATTTAAATAATTTAAAAACAGGGGATGTAGTTATTTATGACGCCCACTGGGTTCCTGAATTAGGAAATTACCCCAACCAATTAGTAGTATATGATAATTACAAGTATGGGCTATATTCCGACAATGGAAATATTAAACCTGTAATCCATAGGATTATTGGAAATTACACTGACAAGAATGGTAATCTTTATTATATAATCAAGGGGGATAATAATCAGGATAGAGACCCCGAACTTGTCAAACCGGAGCAAATTAAGAAAAGAGCTTTATCCTGGAATGATAATTTATTTGTAATTCCTAAGGCGGGTTACTTATCAATATTTGTAAAAGAAAACGTTTTATTGGTTATATTCCTTATCGGGCTGTTATTTATTTATGAATATAGGAAAAGCATATTTAAAATATTTAATAAATAA
- a CDS encoding histone family protein, with protein sequence MAEIPVAPVVRILKKAGAERVSEGAAKLFVEELETIAMDIAKEAAELSRHAGRKTVKVEDIKMVLKR encoded by the coding sequence ATGGCAGAAATTCCAGTAGCTCCAGTAGTGAGAATATTAAAAAAAGCAGGCGCTGAAAGAGTAAGTGAAGGTGCAGCAAAATTATTCGTAGAAGAATTAGAAACTATCGCAATGGACATTGCAAAAGAAGCAGCAGAATTATCAAGACACGCTGGTAGAAAAACCGTTAAAGTAGAAGACATCAAAATGGTTTTAAAAAGATAA
- the pyrH gene encoding UMP kinase yields MRVVFALGGSVLMPKEGASKENIASYAETFKKLKDEGHEISVIIGGGNTARQYISIAREFTNDAFCDEIGIMSTRLNSMLLISALGNYAVKNVPTSFKEAETILNLNKIVVMGGTHPAHTTDAVSASLAEFLDADLLVIATNVDGVYTNDPRIDSNAKKLKEMTISELLEITGNSSISAGSSSVVDPLASKIIDRAKLKTIVVKGTPSEIIGSINGNHDGTTILP; encoded by the coding sequence ATGAGAGTTGTATTTGCATTAGGCGGTTCTGTATTAATGCCCAAAGAAGGGGCTTCAAAAGAAAATATTGCATCTTATGCCGAAACCTTCAAAAAACTAAAAGATGAAGGTCACGAAATTTCCGTTATCATTGGCGGAGGAAACACGGCTAGACAGTATATTTCAATCGCAAGGGAATTTACAAATGATGCTTTTTGTGATGAAATAGGGATTATGTCGACTCGATTAAATAGTATGCTTTTAATATCTGCGTTAGGTAATTACGCTGTCAAAAATGTTCCTACAAGCTTTAAAGAAGCTGAAACTATTTTGAATTTAAATAAAATTGTCGTTATGGGCGGTACTCACCCGGCACATACAACCGATGCAGTTTCTGCTTCATTGGCGGAGTTTTTAGATGCTGATTTATTAGTAATTGCTACAAACGTGGATGGCGTATATACAAACGACCCACGTATTGATTCAAACGCTAAAAAATTAAAAGAAATGACAATTTCTGAATTATTAGAAATTACTGGAAATAGTTCAATTTCGGCAGGTTCTTCAAGTGTTGTGGACCCACTTGCATCCAAAATAATCGACAGAGCAAAATTAAAAACAATTGTGGTTAAAGGAACTCCATCTGAAATCATTGGCTCAATTAATGGTAATCACGACGGTACTACAATATTACCATAA
- a CDS encoding DUF2116 family Zn-ribbon domain-containing protein encodes MEKHKHCINCGLSVPPEEDFCSTKCKEEFAKRRKKMLRSQLLMFGAFVIVFGALIISKYFG; translated from the coding sequence ATGGAAAAACATAAACATTGTATAAACTGTGGATTATCAGTACCTCCTGAAGAAGACTTTTGTTCTACAAAATGTAAGGAAGAATTCGCTAAAAGAAGAAAAAAAATGTTAAGAAGTCAACTTTTAATGTTTGGTGCTTTTGTTATCGTATTTGGTGCTTTGATAATATCAAAATATTTTGGTTAA
- a CDS encoding TrmO family methyltransferase domain-containing protein — MSNTNLKKYNIYEVGKYFKGQKPEDKNHVVIYEEYIPCMEGLSVGNKIMLIFWFNKSDNEEKRSIMKVHPRGNVKIPMRGVFGTHSPVRPNPIALYEVNISNIDFEKGIIYIEEEIDAFDETPLIDIKVSANSLDFEKYGEKVENYDKYGCK, encoded by the coding sequence ATGAGTAATACTAATTTAAAAAAATATAATATTTATGAAGTTGGAAAATATTTTAAAGGTCAAAAACCAGAAGATAAAAATCATGTTGTAATCTACGAGGAATATATTCCTTGTATGGAAGGTTTATCAGTTGGTAACAAAATCATGCTCATATTTTGGTTCAATAAATCCGATAATGAAGAAAAAAGAAGTATTATGAAAGTCCACCCGCGTGGAAATGTTAAAATACCAATGAGGGGTGTTTTTGGTACTCACTCACCGGTTAGACCTAATCCTATCGCTTTATATGAAGTTAACATATCAAACATTGATTTTGAAAAAGGTATAATTTATATTGAAGAAGAAATTGATGCTTTTGACGAAACTCCTTTAATTGACATCAAAGTATCTGCTAATTCTTTAGATTTTGAAAAATATGGCGAAAAAGTTGAAAATTACGATAAATACGGATGTAAATAA
- a CDS encoding TatD family hydrolase, with translation MEILKDLPITDNHIHVDEKNGMGSVKVAQLFEKAGGKTMVIPNKPAFSLELEKPIDELLLSLQKIEEETNVKAFGMAGVHPVEFINFVRNGMSIEEAKNRIIKALDYCQKIVMENDNIVGIGEIGRPHFELTGDDAEILWDTSNELFTYSMALAKDADCAIQIHAESASDAQFKEFSEMAKSVGLNPEKVIKHHCDNRVNEGIKYGIMPSIVASSPCDEAIVISDRFLMETDYIDDLKRPGVVLGIKTVPRRTRKLLQNGLMTEEMCYNIHKNNVEKCYDIEIDF, from the coding sequence ATGGAAATTTTAAAAGACCTTCCAATAACTGATAATCATATTCATGTCGATGAAAAAAATGGCATGGGCTCGGTAAAAGTTGCCCAATTATTTGAAAAAGCAGGCGGTAAAACCATGGTAATTCCCAATAAACCTGCTTTTAGCTTGGAATTGGAAAAACCAATTGATGAATTACTTTTATCATTGCAAAAAATCGAAGAAGAAACAAATGTAAAGGCTTTCGGTATGGCGGGCGTACATCCGGTAGAGTTTATTAACTTTGTTAGGAATGGTATGAGCATTGAAGAAGCTAAAAATAGGATTATTAAAGCACTAGACTATTGTCAAAAGATTGTAATGGAAAATGACAATATTGTAGGGATTGGGGAAATTGGTAGGCCACATTTTGAATTAACTGGCGATGATGCTGAAATACTATGGGATACATCAAACGAATTGTTTACTTATAGTATGGCACTTGCAAAAGATGCCGATTGTGCCATCCAAATACATGCTGAAAGTGCTTCAGATGCACAGTTTAAAGAATTTTCGGAAATGGCAAAATCGGTGGGCTTAAATCCTGAAAAAGTAATTAAACATCATTGTGATAATCGGGTTAACGAAGGTATCAAATATGGAATCATGCCTTCAATTGTGGCTTCTTCCCCTTGTGACGAAGCTATTGTCATATCTGACCGCTTTTTGATGGAAACTGATTACATAGATGATTTAAAGCGCCCTGGTGTTGTATTAGGTATAAAAACCGTTCCGAGACGTACGAGGAAACTGTTGCAAAATGGTTTGATGACTGAAGAAATGTGTTATAATATTCATAAAAATAACGTTGAAAAGTGTTATGATATTGAAATTGACTTTTAA
- the purL gene encoding phosphoribosylformylglycinamidine synthase subunit PurL yields the protein MVDTNDLKFIEEQLGRKPNDVEIAMFENLWSEHCAYRSSKNLLKMFGRTVKENPNMIVGPGDDAAIIRLDKDICVAMAMESHNHPSYIDPYNGSATGVGGIIRDIISMNSKPIALLDALRFGDIKGNEKDKVKWLVDGVMSGIGDYGNRIGVPTVGGECEFDSSYDYNNLVNVVAIGLVHEDEIIEGKAKEEGLSIILVGDTGKDGIGGASFASKDLTSESEGDRPSVQIGDAFKEKKLIDATLEACKTGNVTAMKDLGAAGITSSCSEMCFSGGVGAELHLENVFLREEGMTPYEIMISESQERNLFAVKAGSEEELLNIFEKYELPCAVIGKTTGTKRLIAYHNDELVVDLPLELLCEAPLYDLPEKEDIKEKVADMEKLEADAKTPKTKEEHNETLKKMLESPNICSKSNIYERYDHEVQLRTVVKPGKDAAALKVQDIYPMGVALTADCNSTFSKLNPYEAAKTLVCESVRNLATVGARPIGMLDNLNFGNPEKPERYWQLKKSIEGLTDAAEFLNVPVVGGNVSLYNETIIEGKDYPINPTPTISIIGKIKDIELIPNVLVKPKENDVLLLIGETKEEMGGSEYHKVIHNTEDGFIPKADLKKEMNTYNILVDLIENGLINEAVDLSRGGLAIALSKMTMNTDFGADIAINSNLSNITNLYSESSGRILVAVTPEIMEYVISKFSSNEIFATKLGNLTAEKQLKVELNGQEIVNISSDEIKESYYNGFPKLMGEL from the coding sequence ATGGTTGATACGAACGATTTGAAGTTTATTGAAGAGCAATTGGGCAGAAAGCCAAATGATGTAGAAATAGCAATGTTTGAAAACTTATGGAGTGAACATTGTGCGTACAGAAGCTCTAAAAACCTTTTAAAAATGTTTGGAAGAACTGTAAAGGAAAACCCAAATATGATTGTAGGTCCTGGAGATGATGCAGCGATTATAAGGCTAGATAAAGACATATGCGTAGCAATGGCAATGGAAAGCCACAACCACCCGTCATATATCGACCCATACAACGGTTCAGCAACAGGAGTCGGGGGAATTATCAGAGATATTATCTCAATGAATTCAAAGCCAATAGCTTTATTAGATGCACTCAGATTTGGTGACATCAAAGGAAATGAAAAAGATAAGGTAAAATGGCTCGTAGATGGAGTTATGAGTGGTATCGGAGACTACGGTAACAGAATCGGTGTTCCAACCGTTGGTGGAGAATGCGAATTCGATTCATCATATGATTACAATAACCTCGTAAACGTTGTAGCTATTGGATTAGTCCACGAAGATGAAATTATCGAAGGTAAGGCAAAAGAAGAAGGCTTATCAATAATTTTAGTGGGCGACACTGGAAAAGATGGTATCGGGGGAGCTTCATTTGCTTCAAAAGATTTAACCAGTGAAAGTGAAGGCGATAGACCAAGTGTTCAAATCGGTGACGCATTCAAAGAAAAGAAATTAATCGATGCAACATTAGAAGCTTGTAAAACCGGCAATGTAACAGCAATGAAGGATTTAGGGGCAGCAGGTATAACCTCATCATGTTCTGAAATGTGTTTTAGCGGCGGCGTAGGTGCAGAATTACACCTTGAAAACGTATTCTTAAGGGAAGAAGGAATGACTCCTTACGAAATAATGATTTCAGAAAGTCAAGAAAGAAATTTATTTGCTGTTAAAGCAGGCTCTGAAGAAGAATTGCTAAACATTTTCGAAAAATACGAATTACCTTGTGCAGTAATCGGTAAAACAACAGGTACAAAAAGATTAATTGCTTACCACAATGATGAATTAGTAGTTGATTTACCGCTTGAATTATTATGTGAAGCTCCATTGTACGATTTGCCTGAAAAAGAAGATATAAAAGAAAAAGTAGCAGATATGGAAAAATTGGAAGCAGATGCAAAAACTCCAAAAACTAAAGAAGAGCACAACGAAACACTTAAAAAGATGCTCGAAAGTCCAAACATATGTTCAAAATCAAACATTTATGAAAGATATGACCACGAAGTTCAATTAAGAACCGTTGTAAAACCAGGAAAGGACGCAGCAGCTTTAAAAGTACAAGATATTTACCCAATGGGTGTAGCTTTAACAGCTGACTGTAACTCTACATTCTCAAAATTAAACCCTTACGAAGCAGCTAAAACTTTGGTATGCGAAAGCGTAAGAAATTTAGCGACTGTAGGTGCTAGACCTATCGGTATGTTAGACAACTTAAACTTTGGAAACCCTGAAAAGCCTGAAAGATACTGGCAACTTAAAAAATCAATCGAAGGATTGACAGATGCAGCAGAGTTTTTAAACGTTCCTGTCGTGGGTGGAAACGTAAGTTTATATAACGAAACAATCATCGAAGGCAAGGATTACCCTATAAACCCAACACCTACAATAAGCATCATCGGAAAAATTAAGGACATCGAATTAATACCTAATGTATTAGTGAAACCAAAAGAAAATGATGTTTTATTATTAATCGGTGAAACTAAGGAAGAAATGGGCGGTAGCGAGTATCACAAAGTAATTCACAACACCGAAGATGGATTTATCCCAAAAGCGGACTTGAAAAAAGAAATGAATACGTACAATATATTAGTTGATTTAATCGAAAATGGATTAATTAACGAAGCTGTCGACCTTTCAAGAGGGGGATTAGCTATTGCATTAAGTAAAATGACAATGAATACTGATTTCGGTGCGGATATTGCTATCAACAGTAATTTGTCAAATATCACAAATCTTTACTCAGAATCATCAGGTAGAATCTTAGTAGCAGTAACTCCTGAAATTATGGAGTACGTAATTTCAAAATTCAGTAGCAATGAGATATTTGCAACAAAATTGGGTAATTTAACAGCTGAAAAACAATTAAAAGTTGAATTAAACGGTCAAGAAATTGTAAACATTTCATCAGACGAAATAAAAGAAAGTTATTATAATGGATTCCCTAAATTAATGGGGGAATTATAA
- a CDS encoding radical SAM protein, producing MAKNNKKRKNNKHDENLSTDLPHILDFSSYKMITSIEDKKENEIESKTESKTENKKENKKEKRNNKFEMLKIGINKYYEVEIPKNVKKYGNITIPKENPKENEKDGECSNKKIILEDFKDETSKYDLKNINNIKSDILTNISMNLASNLKNKVTGRKTIYITENIPLIGHTAFGVIDRGTNIIQVRGHSGCNIRCPFCSVDEGTPSKSRINDYYVDIDHLMNTFERVVEYKGNNKIEAHLDGQGEPTLYHPLPELVERLNDVVKKGSGIVSIQSNGVNLSYKLINELEEAGLHRINLSINAMDEKFSKGLSGKKSYDIERIKEMAEYIKNSKIHLLIAPLLLPGYNDEEFRKVIDYAVDLQNKVPQDTINPITNKLNPILGVQLCLTYQFGRKVPNMKIWDFKKFYELLGNLENEYAKKGIKVHLKTPLKYYGSRPMRRIPCPFSLNETVENVKVVAEGRIVGEVIGMARDRVIQIINCKNTEKLLGNTVTVKIHRVKDNVIVATLC from the coding sequence ATGGCAAAAAATAATAAAAAAAGGAAAAATAATAAACACGATGAAAATTTATCCACGGACTTGCCTCATATTTTAGATTTTTCAAGTTACAAAATGATTACAAGTATTGAAGATAAAAAAGAAAACGAAATCGAAAGTAAAACAGAAAGTAAAACAGAAAATAAAAAAGAAAATAAAAAAGAAAAAAGAAATAACAAATTTGAAATGCTAAAAATTGGAATAAATAAATATTACGAAGTAGAAATTCCAAAAAATGTTAAAAAATATGGTAATATAACAATACCTAAGGAAAACCCTAAGGAAAACGAAAAAGACGGGGAATGCTCCAATAAAAAGATAATTTTGGAAGATTTTAAGGATGAAACGAGTAAATATGATTTAAAGAATATAAATAACATTAAAAGTGATATATTAACTAATATATCTATGAATTTAGCATCAAATCTCAAAAATAAGGTTACAGGACGTAAAACAATATATATAACTGAAAATATCCCTTTAATCGGACATACTGCTTTCGGGGTAATCGATAGGGGTACAAATATCATCCAAGTTAGGGGTCACAGTGGCTGTAATATAAGATGCCCATTTTGTTCGGTAGATGAAGGAACACCATCTAAATCAAGAATAAACGATTACTATGTTGATATTGACCATTTAATGAATACATTTGAGCGTGTTGTAGAATATAAAGGAAATAATAAAATTGAAGCACATTTGGATGGTCAGGGTGAACCTACTTTATACCACCCATTACCTGAATTAGTGGAACGATTGAACGACGTTGTTAAAAAAGGAAGCGGTATTGTTTCAATTCAATCAAATGGGGTAAATTTATCTTATAAATTAATTAATGAGCTAGAAGAGGCGGGCCTACATAGAATAAATTTATCAATAAATGCCATGGATGAAAAATTTTCAAAAGGTCTTTCTGGTAAAAAAAGTTACGATATAGAAAGAATAAAAGAAATGGCAGAATACATAAAGAATTCAAAAATTCACCTTTTAATAGCTCCTTTATTATTACCAGGTTATAATGACGAAGAATTTAGAAAAGTAATCGATTATGCGGTTGATTTACAGAATAAGGTTCCTCAAGATACAATAAATCCTATTACAAATAAATTAAACCCAATTTTGGGCGTACAATTATGTTTAACATATCAATTTGGTAGAAAAGTACCAAACATGAAAATTTGGGACTTTAAGAAATTTTATGAATTATTGGGTAATCTTGAAAATGAATATGCGAAAAAAGGAATAAAAGTTCATTTGAAAACCCCTTTAAAATACTATGGTTCTAGACCCATGAGGCGGATACCATGCCCATTTTCACTAAACGAAACTGTTGAAAATGTAAAAGTAGTGGCTGAAGGAAGAATAGTTGGGGAAGTTATAGGAATGGCTCGAGATAGGGTAATTCAAATAATAAACTGTAAAAATACGGAAAAATTACTTGGAAATACTGTAACCGTAAAAATTCACAGGGTAAAAGATAACGTAATTGTCGCAACATTGTGCTAA
- a CDS encoding type II toxin-antitoxin system VapC family toxin translates to MENYSSELDKIIGNYKQNFNENLKILDASAFIHGYNPMLEEGEHFTTNNIVEEVKTKEDIVFLALESNRVKIMEPSAEILNIVKETALKTGDAVSDNDMEILALAIQLSGVLYTDDYGIQNVAKKFETKVKNINMEGIKKEFIWRKMCKGCKKLYNVNYSNETCEVCGSELVRKMVKKRINKGGKNKKYKKNSNKKYKKDSNEIVWK, encoded by the coding sequence ATGGAAAATTATTCTTCAGAATTAGATAAAATTATTGGAAATTACAAGCAAAATTTTAATGAAAATTTAAAAATTCTTGATGCTTCAGCTTTCATACATGGTTATAATCCCATGTTAGAGGAAGGGGAGCATTTTACGACAAATAACATTGTTGAAGAAGTAAAAACAAAGGAAGACATTGTTTTTTTAGCTTTAGAATCTAACCGTGTTAAAATCATGGAACCTAGTGCCGAAATATTGAATATTGTTAAAGAAACAGCTTTAAAAACGGGTGATGCTGTTTCAGATAATGATATGGAAATTTTAGCCCTTGCAATTCAGCTTTCCGGCGTACTATATACTGATGACTATGGTATTCAAAATGTTGCAAAAAAATTTGAAACAAAGGTTAAAAACATTAATATGGAAGGAATTAAAAAGGAATTTATTTGGCGTAAGATGTGCAAAGGTTGTAAAAAGCTTTATAATGTAAATTACAGCAATGAAACCTGCGAAGTTTGCGGAAGTGAACTAGTTAGGAAGATGGTTAAAAAAAGAATTAATAAAGGCGGTAAAAATAAAAAATATAAAAAGAATTCTAATAAAAAATATAAAAAAGACAGTAATGAAATTGTCTGGAAATAA
- a CDS encoding double-cubane-cluster-containing anaerobic reductase, whose product MNELKSVAKLNEAFANRKDELYAEKDAGKKVFGLFCTFVPTELIHASGSVPVGLCGGKDSTIPSAEEDLPRNLCPLIKSSYGFKKDKACPYFEAADIVVGETTCDGKKKMFEKMEEMARMHVMHLPHFRDEASRKLWVDEVIKFKELIEEFTGNEITDEKLAEAIALENKERELFYKIYELRANIPTPITGKDALSFFQKSFLLDIHDRIEILSELVVELEERVAKGEGFTGKRILIAGCPMTAGNTKIVDLVEEVGGIVVGEETCTGTRKFENYVEGNTIEDLANRYFKINCAVAYKNDKRIDRIKELVKEQKVDGVVYYTLQFCHDFNIEGVLVEDALKEAGIPIIRVETDYSESDKEQIKTRLEAFVEMI is encoded by the coding sequence ATGAATGAATTAAAATCAGTTGCAAAGTTAAATGAAGCTTTTGCAAACAGAAAAGATGAATTATACGCAGAAAAAGACGCAGGTAAAAAAGTATTCGGTTTATTCTGTACTTTCGTACCTACAGAATTAATTCACGCATCAGGTAGCGTGCCAGTTGGTTTATGTGGGGGTAAAGACTCAACAATCCCATCTGCTGAAGAAGATTTACCAAGAAACTTATGTCCATTAATCAAATCATCATACGGCTTTAAAAAAGATAAAGCTTGCCCTTACTTTGAAGCAGCAGACATCGTTGTAGGTGAAACAACCTGTGACGGTAAAAAGAAAATGTTCGAAAAAATGGAAGAAATGGCAAGAATGCACGTTATGCACTTACCTCACTTCAGAGACGAAGCTTCTAGAAAATTATGGGTTGACGAAGTTATTAAATTTAAGGAATTAATTGAAGAATTCACAGGTAATGAAATTACCGATGAAAAATTAGCTGAAGCTATTGCTTTAGAAAACAAAGAAAGAGAATTATTCTACAAAATTTACGAATTAAGAGCAAATATTCCAACACCTATAACCGGTAAAGATGCTTTATCATTCTTCCAAAAATCATTCTTATTAGATATCCACGATAGAATAGAAATTTTATCTGAATTGGTAGTTGAATTAGAAGAAAGAGTAGCAAAAGGCGAAGGATTCACTGGAAAAAGAATTTTAATTGCAGGTTGCCCAATGACCGCAGGAAATACCAAAATTGTGGACCTTGTTGAAGAAGTTGGCGGTATCGTTGTAGGTGAAGAAACCTGTACTGGTACAAGAAAATTCGAAAATTACGTTGAAGGAAACACAATTGAAGATTTAGCAAACAGATACTTCAAAATAAACTGTGCTGTAGCTTACAAAAATGATAAAAGAATAGACAGAATTAAAGAATTAGTAAAAGAGCAAAAAGTAGACGGCGTAGTATACTACACATTACAATTCTGCCACGACTTTAACATCGAAGGAGTTTTAGTTGAAGATGCACTTAAAGAAGCAGGAATTCCTATTATAAGAGTAGAAACAGACTACTCTGAAAGCGACAAAGAACAAATAAAAACAAGATTAGAAGCATTCGTTGAAATGATTTAA
- a CDS encoding TIGR00289 family protein has product MKLASLYSGGKDSTYALYWALQNGHDVKYLVNVKSKNKESYMFHIPNVELTSLVSETTGIPLVEVFTEGEKEKEVEDLKEALSKLDIDGVVCGALASEYQKERVDRICKEIGIESIAPLWHIDQETILRDTSKLFDVRIVGVYAYGLGKEWLGKKIDDSNIEELLKIMSKYQINKAFEGGEAETFVFDAPFFKEKIEVIESEIEWDGISGTYYVKKAKLTPKK; this is encoded by the coding sequence ATGAAACTTGCATCTCTTTATTCTGGTGGAAAGGACTCAACCTATGCGTTATACTGGGCATTACAAAATGGTCATGATGTTAAATATTTAGTAAATGTAAAGTCAAAAAATAAGGAAAGTTATATGTTTCACATTCCCAATGTGGAATTAACCAGCTTAGTTTCTGAAACTACAGGCATTCCTCTTGTAGAAGTGTTTACAGAAGGCGAAAAAGAAAAAGAAGTTGAAGATTTAAAAGAAGCTCTATCTAAATTAGATATAGATGGAGTAGTTTGCGGTGCACTTGCAAGTGAATATCAAAAAGAACGTGTTGATAGAATTTGTAAGGAAATTGGCATTGAATCAATAGCACCACTTTGGCATATTGATCAAGAAACAATATTGCGAGATACTTCCAAATTGTTTGACGTTAGAATAGTTGGCGTTTATGCTTATGGACTTGGCAAAGAATGGCTTGGAAAAAAGATAGATGATAGTAACATCGAAGAATTACTTAAAATTATGAGCAAATATCAAATAAATAAAGCCTTTGAAGGTGGTGAAGCCGAAACTTTTGTTTTTGATGCACCATTTTTTAAAGAAAAAATCGAAGTAATCGAATCTGAAATCGAATGGGATGGTATTAGCGGTACTTACTATGTTAAAAAAGCTAAATTAACACCCAAAAAGTAA